In a genomic window of Flavobacterium sp. KACC 22761:
- a CDS encoding T9SS type A sorting domain-containing protein translates to MKNVYLIIICSFISTFSYAQTPGGVTGSQAWFKSNRLANGNFNWIDFSGDQTKLNNWNTKNEYSNIGRYFNFNPGLYFDGNSREFFLNQTNLQQGTIIGIFGHSTTYFNYENTLFGIKGRTDEGTIITNDKIANSAERDGETLDYGSQFGEDLFRKADNSEGTDAKYRERALKIVSYYQYQQPHTSVWGEDQTSSLTLGYAYLNRANGLSTYDLKNFNNNFYGYIPEILVYSRVLTPLERRKAETYLAIKYGVSLSNSYISSDDKLLWDFSANTAYNNRISGIMRDDLSALNQPFSTTSYEESPYFSDAYDSYVEQTYHDQTSRYRLLVMGQSPANDLADKNATLWGDDNGALTTKNEGGIAGIKRMTRTWKLVTNTPPPTSEQKILLFNNNGLETDSGFGQCTFTNKTANTTGISVTQTPLQGKNGYLEFITAATGSTLIIKFGAKDGLPSSQDFGVKIDPSGYIYILENTKQPLYIGWVTPNFNKTTLEKKGDQVYLNIYDSNGAKVITSRTLPVLPTDIDKPFYGIVSIERKTADAYLKVVHGGFVATGSKVELSYDASRAAEFATNTDRSFLIIDRSGTGDFGVENVEYYPVSEIDASRKKIIFNNVIWDADGNGKDVFSFGYKDASVRLIALEEGVNPTCQDGVLQENGKINIEVKEGLPGYKYTLNKTGTTTVVQTGTFYESKNTLTGIPAGNYDLTLEMVGTNFEKTGGTTAVASCSNTPMTTGGNGTLEWAVTDFTSDKYIGFISQKTTKTTAVLNYGVQIKQNQLYFWNKGVASGNALATLNKGNRIKLNMQSGTLQCWVDDNLVGTQNLAMADVSSAYYAFVLMEGSSNGIYNLVHTGLVTSPAKLVWTTATNLNIIEGDGVTSKVVQKIELIAPECKEIVPPITPVITDNLVVAPVPSKAGANFNIYVKLNNPSEVMVLIFNSAGALINQLRNAEPQLTNTFVTSIPTNGIYIIKVLTAEGEFSKSIIIN, encoded by the coding sequence ATGAAAAATGTTTATCTCATAATTATCTGCAGTTTTATTTCAACATTCAGCTATGCACAGACACCGGGAGGTGTAACAGGTTCGCAAGCATGGTTTAAAAGTAATCGTTTGGCCAATGGAAATTTTAATTGGATCGATTTCAGCGGAGATCAAACCAAACTCAATAACTGGAATACTAAGAATGAGTATTCAAATATCGGTCGCTATTTTAACTTCAATCCAGGATTGTACTTTGATGGCAATAGTCGTGAGTTTTTTTTAAATCAAACCAACTTACAGCAAGGTACCATAATTGGAATTTTTGGGCATTCGACAACCTATTTCAATTACGAGAATACACTTTTTGGGATCAAAGGCCGCACGGATGAAGGCACCATAATCACAAATGATAAGATCGCAAACAGTGCTGAAAGAGATGGAGAAACACTAGATTATGGAAGTCAGTTTGGAGAAGATTTATTTAGAAAGGCTGACAATAGTGAAGGCACTGATGCAAAATACAGGGAAAGAGCCTTAAAGATTGTTTCTTATTATCAATATCAGCAACCCCATACTTCTGTTTGGGGCGAGGATCAAACATCCAGTTTGACATTAGGATATGCCTATTTAAATAGGGCAAATGGTTTATCTACTTATGACTTAAAAAATTTCAATAATAATTTCTACGGATATATTCCCGAAATATTAGTTTATAGCCGTGTTCTGACGCCACTTGAACGTCGAAAAGCCGAAACTTATCTGGCAATTAAGTATGGCGTTAGCCTTAGCAATTCGTATATATCAAGTGATGATAAATTACTTTGGGATTTTAGTGCCAACACTGCCTATAATAATCGTATAAGTGGCATCATGCGTGATGACCTTAGCGCACTAAATCAACCTTTTTCAACTACCAGCTATGAAGAAAGTCCTTATTTTTCTGACGCTTACGATTCATACGTAGAACAAACATATCACGATCAGACTTCAAGATATAGATTGCTCGTCATGGGACAATCTCCAGCAAATGACCTGGCAGACAAGAATGCCACCTTATGGGGAGATGACAATGGCGCTTTAACTACCAAAAACGAAGGTGGGATTGCAGGCATTAAAAGAATGACAAGAACATGGAAACTAGTTACCAATACGCCACCACCAACCTCAGAGCAAAAAATATTGTTATTTAACAATAATGGTTTGGAAACCGATTCTGGTTTTGGGCAATGCACATTCACCAATAAAACTGCGAACACAACGGGAATTAGTGTCACTCAAACACCCTTACAAGGAAAAAATGGTTATCTCGAATTTATTACTGCAGCGACGGGTAGTACACTCATCATAAAATTTGGCGCGAAAGATGGCCTTCCGAGTTCACAGGATTTTGGTGTAAAAATTGACCCAAGCGGTTATATATATATTCTTGAAAATACTAAACAACCGCTCTATATAGGATGGGTTACTCCTAATTTCAATAAAACAACTCTCGAAAAAAAAGGAGATCAGGTTTATCTAAACATTTATGATTCGAATGGTGCTAAAGTTATTACAAGTCGAACTTTACCCGTTTTACCTACAGATATCGATAAGCCTTTTTATGGAATTGTTTCAATAGAGAGAAAAACTGCAGATGCTTATCTAAAAGTAGTTCACGGCGGATTTGTAGCTACAGGATCAAAAGTTGAGCTCTCTTATGATGCTTCACGAGCGGCCGAATTTGCCACTAACACAGACAGAAGTTTTTTAATTATAGACCGTTCAGGAACGGGAGACTTTGGTGTTGAAAATGTAGAATATTATCCCGTTAGCGAGATTGATGCCAGCAGAAAAAAAATCATTTTCAACAATGTGATTTGGGATGCTGATGGTAACGGTAAAGACGTTTTTTCTTTTGGCTACAAAGATGCATCAGTCAGATTGATAGCATTAGAAGAAGGAGTAAATCCCACTTGTCAAGACGGCGTTCTACAGGAAAACGGTAAAATTAATATAGAAGTAAAAGAAGGTTTGCCGGGTTATAAATATACGCTGAATAAAACAGGAACAACCACAGTCGTACAAACAGGAACTTTTTATGAATCAAAAAACACATTGACCGGAATACCAGCTGGAAATTATGATTTGACACTGGAAATGGTGGGCACCAATTTTGAAAAAACAGGTGGAACCACTGCAGTAGCAAGCTGTTCAAATACGCCTATGACCACTGGAGGAAACGGAACACTGGAATGGGCGGTAACTGATTTTACCTCCGATAAATATATTGGCTTTATCAGCCAGAAGACGACCAAAACTACAGCAGTACTTAATTATGGAGTTCAGATAAAACAAAATCAATTGTATTTCTGGAATAAAGGAGTTGCTTCTGGCAATGCTCTCGCTACTCTAAATAAAGGCAACAGAATAAAGCTCAATATGCAAAGTGGCACGCTGCAATGCTGGGTCGATGATAATTTGGTTGGCACTCAAAATCTGGCAATGGCAGATGTTTCATCAGCTTATTATGCATTTGTACTAATGGAGGGATCAAGCAACGGAATTTACAATTTAGTGCATACTGGTTTAGTTACAAGTCCGGCAAAACTCGTTTGGACAACCGCCACTAATCTGAACATTATTGAAGGAGACGGCGTGACGAGTAAGGTTGTTCAAAAAATTGAGCTTATAGCGCCAGAATGTAAAGAAATTGTTCCGCCAATAACCCCTGTAATTACCGACAATCTTGTGGTGGCACCGGTACCTTCAAAAGCAGGAGCTAATTTCAATATTTATGTAAAATTAAATAACCCTTCAGAGGTTATGGTGCTCATATTTAATTCGGCTGGTGCATTAATAAACCAGCTGCGTAACGCTGAACCGCAACTGACCAATACGTTTGTTACCAGCATTCCAACCAACGGAATCTACATCATAAAAGTATTAACGGCGGAAGGTGAATTCTCTAAATCTATAATTATCAATTAA